Sequence from the Armatimonadota bacterium genome:
TCGAAGTTGCGGTTGCCGCTCAGCACTGCGGCTGCTACCAGGTCGCCCTCGCGCACCGCCGCTGCCACCGGATCCGGCAGCGGGCCGCTGTTGCCGATGCAGGTCGTGCAGCCGTAGCCGACTACATGGAAGCCGAGCTGCTCTAGCGGGCCCAGCAGCCCGGCGTCGCGCAGGTACTCGGTGACAACCCGGGATCCGGGTGCGAGACTGGTCTTGACGTGGCCGGGAACCCCTAGCCCGCGCTCAACTGCCTTCCTGGCCAGCAGTCCTGCGCCAATCATGACCGACGGGTTGGAGGTATTCGTGCACGATGTGATCGCGGCGATGACCACCGCCCCGTGGCCGATCTCGCCGCCAGGACCATCAGGCCGGTCCGGGGCCGTCCTGACCGGCACCGTCCGCCCCGCCTGCTCGCCGGTCAGGCCGAAGCCGCGCTCGGACACCGGGGCGGTCAGGGCTGCCCGAAACGCGCGGCCGGCCGCTCCCAGCGCCACCCGATCCTGCGGCCGCTTGGGACCGGACACGCTGGGTTCAACCGCCCCGAGATCAAGCGCCAGGACCTCGCTGAACTCGGGTTCCGGCGTAGCAGCGGTTCGGAACAGTCCCTGCTCCTTGCAGTAGGCCTCGACCAGCGCCACCTGCGACTCGGCCCGCCCGGTGACGCGGAGGTACTCCAGGGTCTCCTCGTCCACAGGGAAGAACCCGATAGTGGCACCGTACTCTGGCGCCATGTTGCCGATCGTCGCGCGGTCGGGCAGCGTCAGCGCCGCGATCCCATCGCCAAAGAACTCAACGAACTTGCCCACCACTCCCCGCTTCCGGAGCAACTCGGTTACGGTCAGCACCAGATCGGTGGCGGTCACGCCTTCGCGCAGGGCTCCTGTCAGCCTGAACCCCACGACCTCGGGGAGGAGCATGTAGAACGGCTGGCCGAGCATGTTTGCCTCGGCCTCGATGCCGCCCACGCCCCAGCCCAGGACGCCCAGGCCATTTATCATTGTCGTGTGCGAGTCCAGCCCTACGAGCGAGTCGGGAAACGCGGTCGTAACGCCGCCCTCCGCGCGTGTGGCAACGACTGTGGCCAGGTACTCCAGGTTGACCTGGTGGACTATGCCGGTATTGGGCGGCACGAGCTGGAAGTTGCGGAAGGATTTCTGCGCCCAGCGGAGGAACGCGTACCGCTCGCGGTTGCGCTCGAACTCCCGCTCCGCGTTGACGGCCAGTGCCGCGTCAGAGCCGAACGCGTCCACCTGGACCGAGTGATCGATCACCAGGTCCACTGCGTTGATGGGGTTTATCCGGGCAGGATCCATGCCGCGGCGGTGCAGCTCGGCGCGCATCGCCGCCAGGTCGGCCACCGCGGGAACCCCCGTTAGATCCTGCAGCAGCACCCGCGCCGGCAGGAACGGGACGTCGCGCTCCGCTGGCCTCGGGGTCCAACCCGCGATTGCCCGGACATCGTCCCCGGTTATCAGCACGCCGTCACACTGGCGCAGAGCGGCCTCCAGGAGCACCCGGATCGAGAACGGCAGGCGATCGGGCCGTCCGAGCCCGGCACGCTCCAGGCGGTCCAGCCGGTAGATCTCCACCGGCCCGGCTGGGGTCGGCAGGGTGTCGCGGACGCCAAATACATCAATCTTCTTAGACGGCATGCGTCACCTCAGCGGATGCTTCTCGAAGAACCGCCAGACTACATCGTTCGCGTGGAGCTTGCCAGGACACCACCTCGGAGCCCTGCCGGCACGGCGAGTAGGCAATACCCCGCACGCCGTCCGCGTCGTGGATTACAACGGGCTCTGGGGGGGCATCCATTCCACTTCGACCACCGCAGCACCGAGTCCCTCAGCGGAGGCCTGTGCTCGAACCCACCGCCGGGTACCCGGATCTCTCCCCCGTCCGGTGGGTTGAGCGGATCCGCCAGGCCGGCGATGGAGATGAGCGGGACCGGCCGGAGGAACTGAGGATCCTTGAGCCAGAGGTGTCCCGAGATTGGTGCGACCGCGGCGATGCGTCCCGAGAGCTCCGCGCCCACCCGGTAGGCCATCGAGGCGCCATTTGAGAACCCGGTCACGAAGATGCGTCGGACGTCAACCACGAATCGTGAGGCCAGATCATCAAGCAGGGCGCTGACGAAGCCCACATCGTCAACATTCGTGCTACCTGAATGGAAGCGGCCGGATCCGTCGTTCCACGTCTGCGGGTTGTCCGCAAAACTGCCAGGAGCCCTAGGATCAGGGCCCGTCGCCTCAGGGAACACCGCGAGGAACGCGGCTTCATCGGCCTTGGCGGTCCACCCGGTTTCCCTCATGGCCGCCCGCGCGGCGCGTGCGCAATGTAGCGGCGTTCCAGTCGCCCCACCCGCAGGACCCCGGCGTGCTCGCCCGGAATGCCCCCGGGCAGGAGATGAATCCCGGCAAGGCCAAGAACAAGAACGAGATGAAAATGACTCCTTGTGCGCGGAGCCGTCACAGACACCCCCCGGCACCCCCGGGCATTCCCCTGATCGCCTGGGTCATCACCACCTGGGTTGTCATTGCCTGGATCATCACCGCCTCGGCCATCATCGCCGTGCCCGGCCTGGCCCAGGCCTTATCGGTGGATGTGCACGCCCATCGCGGCGGCGCCGCGATGGCGCCGGAGAACACGCTGGCCGCGGTGCGCAATGCGCTGGCGCTGGGCGTGGACGTCATAGAGCTCGACCTGCACGTATCGCGGGACGGCGCGGTCGTGGTCATTCACGACGCCACGCTGGAGCGCACGACCACCGGCCGTGGGTTCGTTCGCGAGACGGCGCTGGCCGACCTCCGGCGCCTCGATGCCGGAACCTGGTTCCACGCGCGCTTTGCCGGCGAGCGGGTCCCGACGCTGCGCGAAGTGCTGGAAGTGGTCAAGGGGCACGGCAACGATCGGGTACGCCTGAACCTCGAGACCAAGTACGATGCACGAGGGCCGGGCCCGCCCTCGAACTTCGAGGAGCTGGTGCTGGAGCAATTGCGCGCGGCAGGGATGTTGGGCCGCACGATCATCCAGTCGTTCCACTACC
This genomic interval carries:
- the acnA gene encoding aconitate hydratase AcnA is translated as MPSKKIDVFGVRDTLPTPAGPVEIYRLDRLERAGLGRPDRLPFSIRVLLEAALRQCDGVLITGDDVRAIAGWTPRPAERDVPFLPARVLLQDLTGVPAVADLAAMRAELHRRGMDPARINPINAVDLVIDHSVQVDAFGSDAALAVNAEREFERNRERYAFLRWAQKSFRNFQLVPPNTGIVHQVNLEYLATVVATRAEGGVTTAFPDSLVGLDSHTTMINGLGVLGWGVGGIEAEANMLGQPFYMLLPEVVGFRLTGALREGVTATDLVLTVTELLRKRGVVGKFVEFFGDGIAALTLPDRATIGNMAPEYGATIGFFPVDEETLEYLRVTGRAESQVALVEAYCKEQGLFRTAATPEPEFSEVLALDLGAVEPSVSGPKRPQDRVALGAAGRAFRAALTAPVSERGFGLTGEQAGRTVPVRTAPDRPDGPGGEIGHGAVVIAAITSCTNTSNPSVMIGAGLLARKAVERGLGVPGHVKTSLAPGSRVVTEYLRDAGLLGPLEQLGFHVVGYGCTTCIGNSGPLPDPVAAAVREGDLVAAAVLSGNRNFEGRIHPLVRANYLASPPLVVAYALAGRVDIDLTSDPLGHDRDGAPVFLRDLWPTQDEIRAVLRAALRKEQFQEQYASVFEGGATWKDLPIPEGEIYEWDPASTYIQEPPFFAGLPTEPAPLRDITDARALAVLGDSITTDHISPAGSIAADSPTGKYLIERGVPQAEFNTYGARRGNHEVMMRGTFGNIRIKNQMLPGTEGPKTVHHPSGDVMFIYDAAMRYRQEGVPLVVVAGKEYGGGSSRDWAAKGPALLGVRAVIAESYERIHRSNLVGMGVLPLQFADGTGRATLGLDGSEVYTIEGIAAGLRPRQRVRVAARRPDGAEIVFEAIVRIEAPVEIEYYRHGGILNMMLRRMLGEVSG
- a CDS encoding glycerophosphodiester phosphodiesterase, with the protein product MKMTPCARSRHRHPPAPPGIPLIAWVITTWVVIAWIITASAIIAVPGLAQALSVDVHAHRGGAAMAPENTLAAVRNALALGVDVIELDLHVSRDGAVVVIHDATLERTTTGRGFVRETALADLRRLDAGTWFHARFAGERVPTLREVLEVVKGHGNDRVRLNLETKYDARGPGPPSNFEELVLEQLRAAGMLGRTIIQSFHYPSIVRVKALDSSLTTAALRSPLNPPLDPVADVRAAHADVYSPGFRLVTREALEALHRAGVPVVPWTVNEPADMERLLALGIGALRGDGIITDHPDRLIQVLRARGLRR